The Coccidioides posadasii str. Silveira chromosome 2, complete sequence genomic interval TGCTGTAGCATATAACCCTTATCTTCTGCGATGGCATAAATCAAATTATATTTCACAAACATCACTGCAATTTCGTAAGTTTCACGATTATCACTCGCAGTGCAGCAATCTAATATCCAATCCACTGCAGCCTTGCCGGTGAAACTGTTTTGAATGACCTTGTCTCCGACCTTGCGCTCTTTCGCCATTTTGACTCCCGTGGTGCCGTTTGCGTAGTCACTCACAGAATCGGAATCCGAACTGGATACGGTATTCTTGAGATTTGGCCCATCAACTCCAGCAAAGCGACGAAAGATAACCTCGATTGTCGCCCGGTCTCTTGATAGTTGGTCCGTTTGACTATCGCGTTCCAAGATGACCAACTGCATAGTATTGCGGGGGGATTCAAGGACATCCATGACATGGCGAGCAGTGATGCCATTTCTTTGGCAAAAGCGGTGGAGAATGTGGATACCTTTTGGCGTCAGCTGGAATAGAGCGCCCTTGAGAGGAAACTGAGCGGTTACGCGACCGTCGACAGGCTCGATGAAGCGAGCATCCACGAACCGCTGACACACGGAGCGAGCCATCTCCCTGGCCATGGAAAAGGTGGTAGTGGTCGTTGTCGTGACGATGCGGGAGGGGTCCTTGGGGTCAGGCATGCGGTTAGACTGAGAGAATTTCAGCGAACCCAGGTTGTTGATGGCCTCCTCGGACATGAAGGTGTGGTCGAACTTTGAGAACCGCACACGGTGGCTCTCCAGCTTCAGGCTGACCATCAGCGTCGAGAAGAGGTCCTTGAAATCCCGGCTGAAGGGCCGGTCGTCGCTGGTCATACGCAGAAGGCGCGACGAAGTCTGATGCATTTTGGCGCTTGGCATCTGAGATGTGTCTGCACTGTGTGCCTGAAGCGTATTCCGCCTATTTGAGATGGACGGATTGCTATGATTTCTTTGACTATAAGTTGGAGAGGCTGGTTGGTCAGGCAGGGGCCCAGTATGTGCAGGATCCCCGTTGCTTTCCGTCTGGAGCGGGAAACGAGAACCAAGATGATCCGCGACACCACCACGACCACTCTCGTTGCTGTTACCGCTCCTCCCGCCGTTGATATCTGGAAAGTACTCAGTCGGTGGCGAAGTAGCGGTTGGCGATAGCTTCAAATTGTTGCCGCCGGAGAAGGCTGGAGCGGACCGGACAGGAGGATTGGACGAGCCACCAAGAGAAACAAGGTTATTCAGCGCAGAAGAGGTCTTCTCCAGGGCAATTGCAGCCAGAGAACGTCGACTGAAGCGCGATATCGAGGCGGCTCGGTGATGCGAAGCAGATGTGCAATTACTACTGTTATCTAGAGGGATGTAAGAACGATGAGAATGAGGCAGAGTGTTGGATCCTTCCCGGTATTTGTCGAGGGCGGAACGAGAGCTCATTGAAAGGTCGGGAAGTGGATAATGAGAGAAAAGGGAGAAGTGGTCAAGGCCAGGGCCGTGGTCTTTGATGtcaaggaaaaggaaaaatgcAAATCGGTTCTTATGGGAaagggggaaagaaaaaaaaggctttTTCTCCAATGAGATCAGCGACATACAGCAGTAGACTGGAGGGGGGCCAGGatcatactccgtagtaATTCTAAAGAATAATGGAGAGGACCAGAAATAAAatcaaagagaaaaacaagaTTACGGgtaaataatattaaaacCTAAATTGAGTTTATTATTATGGAGAATCGATATCTGGGCATCAAAAGTATATCGCGACAGCGCCGGTCTATGGGCAGCAGGGAGAGGAGCCAGGAGCAGGAAGAGTAGATGATGGAGCAGCGGCAGGTTAAGTCTGCCCGGGAGACGTGAAAACAGACACAGGCAGGATGGGCAGGACGGACAGGCAGCGCAGTAAGACGCAGCAGAGCAGCATGGAAGGTCTAACAAAACCCCAGCTGCagacagcaacagcaacagtGACAGTGACAGTAACAAccgcaacaacaacaacaacaaaaaaaaaaaaatgctggcgaaaaaagcaaagaaagaaaaagaatgatGCAGGAGTGGAGCTTTCCATACATCAGAgttacatacatacaaaaTGTTCCGTCCATACAGATTTCCAGACTGAAGAATTTCTGTATTGTGGCCTGGTAAGATTACCTGCCCCCATCCAGTCTCTGTCCATCGCACCGCAATTTATTACGCGCCTGTAATACCATCTCTTGTACTGTACCGGCTCTCCAAGCATGTATTTTTCGATTATCCCCGCTGCCAAGGGATCTGCCTTGATGATCAGCCCAACACATGTCAGGTGCTGGCTGAGCGAGGGCCGGAGCGCAACGCCGTCTTCTTCCCAGGCGGCCTCTTTCGCATCGTCTTTGTCCAGTTCGGGCACGCTCGCTGGGGGGGAGCACTCCTGAGTGCCCACAACGCACGGCACACACGCTCAAGTTACAGGCAGGCAAGGCTAGACCGTGAGTTGTTGGCTCCTCCGTGCACAATTCGGGAGTTCAACAGATCAACCGACTGCTCTCCAAAGAGTAACTAGAGATGTGATTGGCCGGAGTGCGCCTCTGGGTCACACAGGACAGAGCGACATGATTCCGGCTGGTCAGTGAATTGTCGCATGGGCCAACTCCTACGACTCATGGATGCTGCGTCTGcagaaataaataaaaataaaataaaatcatGAAATGTCCGGCAGCAATGTGCCATTCACACACGTACGGAATGGAGTAGTGTACAACTCCCAGTGCACTGCAATGTCACCGGAGAGAGCAACTATGTTGTCTCCCAGAAGCCAGTGACCAAGTGACAGCGAATCCAAAAAGGGTGGATGAAGGAGTTGTCAGGCCAAGCGTGTGCAATTCTAAGAGATGGTGATTCGGTGTCTTCTTCAGGTCGAGCTGAGGTCCTCttactctttttttttttctttttcctttttttttttttttttttttttctcttgttgCACTCTCTTGTCTTTGTCCGTGCTGTCGAAATGACAGGACAGGACAGCAGACAGTTCAGGCGCGTATTTACTCTGTATTACGCGGTACACTTGCGACAGGACTGGTCACATTTCGGCCGGGTTACAAGCCCTACTGCGAACCCCAAGGGCCCGACCCACCAGCAAGCCAACAGCCACGCGCCCCGAGCACGAGATGGCACAGGGATGGCGCTGCATGCAAGGCGAAAACGTGGCTCACCAGTTCTCTTTGGGTTTAGTCCGCGCAAGTCCATCTGAGTGGCCGATCTGATTGGTATCGCCAGAGCCTTCTGAAGCTCCAGATCGTTCACGGTTACATCAAGGAGACAAACTCCCTCGTTCACTTCTTGCAGGTTCAAAAGTGGGAAACAGTGCCGCGGTACTAAATAAGGCTGCCTCCCTTCAACTCAAACCCAAATTCAGCCAGTGTCAGAGCCGTCCTAAGAGAGGTTGCGTGTTGCTTACTTCGGCGTCCTCCGTCCACTAGTGTTCTTAAAACCAGTGGATTACGGAATAGTCGAGGTCAAATTGCTCACTAGTTTATTCGATTTGATTTtaaactttttttttttttttttttttttttttttccccaagAAGCGACCTTGCCGCTCACCTTCAGCCTTTTTCCTTGCTCCTTTGCCCCAGCGCCGGACGATTCTGACAACAATCCGATCCACCAATCACTCTTCGCCAGCCCTCCGCCCCACCGTCTTAAAACACGACATGGTGCCAACTTGAAACCGCCCTCGCCTTGACCCTAGTTGTTTTGAGTTCAGGCTGACTCATGAGGATCATCAGGATTCGGTTCATTCGCTCCGAACGTGATACTCCactccttttcttctcaaGTGGCCTGACGATGCTGTCGTCACcataaagaaatatcagcGCCAGCCACTATCTCGAATCCCCTCTCCCCCACGAGTTCGACGCCAGGACTTTCGGAGTTGCCGTTGGGATGGAGATCGGCTCAATAGTCTCCCAAGAGTGGGAAGACGGGGGACCAAAAGCGCGTTTAGACAGGTGTTGAAGGAAGTCTGCCATCACAGCCCTCCACATGGATGGGgattttccttgccaagaTTGGAACTCCCGAAAATCACTTTCTCAGCCTCACGGGATGAAATTGAGAAttgtgagagagaggagagagcTCGCCCATGTTGGAAAATGGCTCGACCTTCCTCATCCTGCCCCTGCCCTTGAAAAAAAGGGGTCGAAAAGAGTCCTCGCCGGGATCAGCTTCCAAAGAGGCATGTACCAATCCTGGTTCTTCAGCCGATTTTCTGAAATCACCCTCGAAGTCTTCGACGATGGCTTCCCCTTGATCTCCCATCTCATCTTGAGTCAAACCACTGCCCCTGGCAATCTTCTAGAATTTTCTAGCGAAAGtctatttcttttctggACTTCTTCTGTCGCCGACAACAAACACTAGTGCGGAATGGCGGTGCTATTTGTAATATTACTTGGTATGGCCTCCGTACTGCCCCAGGTTCGCTTGGCTTCCACGGTCGTAATTTACAAGACGACCCTTTCCCAAAGTGTCACGGATACCCCCTGTTAGCTCTTGGCCCAACTTGGAAATGGTCCCTCTTGGCAGATGGCAGCGGCTTCGGGACGGACTAATGATCAACTCGATTTGGAATCCCCAAAAGTCGCCTCCCTTTCCTCCGCGTGAAGGGATCGAAGGGTGAAATCGCCCACGTGTCGTCGGAGCCGATTGAGCTTCCAGTGTGCTGACAGGCACAACTCTTCATTGGCTGTGAATATTCCCCGTGAAATCCATTGGCGCGGGTTCGTGAGGCCCCTTTCGGAGTGTCGCAAGGGCCTTTGGCATGTCGGCCGGCAGGCAGCGATCCAAAAGCCAAATTTTCAGCGCAGAGGGCACGCAAAACCCATTGAGACATTTTACATATCGGTGATGCCTTCGTCAGAAGCTCGTTTGAAAATTCCGTGTCGGGTTCGGGCCTTCAAGGATGATCGGGGTTGGAACGTCCTTCCCGCAAGCCTTAAATTCTTAAGCGAAATCAAACGCCTCTTGCTCAGACCGCTTTCCGCTGACAAGTCGATTAGTAAAAGGCCGACCCTTGCACTGCATGTGTCATGCCGCTTCGCTCCGATTCGACGACTTCGTCCAGATGGACATTTTGGCTCGTTGGTGCCATGGCTGCAAGGGCCCCCATGCTCATCGGGCAAATTCAGAGCAGGGATCACGTTTCTGGTGGTGTCAGAGCCACGCGGAAGAAGGTCTCGCCGCGCGAACAGCGATCTTCGCTCGGACAATATGCCCCAAAAATCCGATATCAGTTCCCACCAGTTCTATTGGCTAGTTGCGGCTCTAAGGGGAACCGTTTTGTCCACCACGTTTAATGGGATGTCTGAAGAATTCAAAAGAAAGGGCTTCGGCAACTTGAGACGAAACGCTCCGCCGAACGTCGGAACAACAGGGGCCTCTCCCGTGGCCCCTCTCACTATCAttgccatcatcatcatcatctccTAGCATCTGCAAGATGCATCATCTCCTCTTAAGGGATAATTGTTTCGGTCTTACACCTAGTCCTCGTCCTCGTGTCGGAGGAGCCGGTTAATCTGCTCATCGAGCCTTCGGAACGTGGGAATGCCTTGATTCGTACGCATCTGTGACACTGAGCACATTCTGCTCGCTTTGGCAACCCTCAACCTATTGACGTTTGGGCTAGGAAACAGCATATCCTGAGGCCACAAGCGATAGGCCATCTTGCCTTCTGGCGGTGAAAGTCTCACCTCGTTTGCTCCTTGGAACCCCGGTCCATAGAGCTTGATGTTAAGCGTACCCAGTAGGAGTGctctttgcctttttttttcccccccaaaTGCTATCAGTGTTATGTCAGCAGCCAAGGCCCCACCAGTTCAAGCGAAGAAGACGAATAGGGCCGGGAAGCGTGGGGGTACAGGTACCACTCTCCATTCAAGAGCTGTAGACGATGGATGCAGTGAGCGAAGAGGACTGCAATCCAATTTTGGAAGTTAGAGGTTCAGAGTGCTAATCCTGCAAGTCCCACGTCCCTTTGCCGTCGTCCAGGCCCTCAATCGGCCTGCACAGATATTAATTTCCTCGTCGTGGTGGAGGACTGGAGAGTACCGCTTATCTCTCTGTGCAAGGCCCTACTTCCCATGTCGCTGACGATGGTTGGCTCTCAACGTTTGCATGCTGagattgatgatgatgatgacgatgatgataataatagtagtactccgtac includes:
- a CDS encoding uncharacterized protein (EggNog:ENOG410PJRS~COG:T~BUSCO:3481at33183); amino-acid sequence: MSSRSALDKYREGSNTLPHSHRSYIPLDNSSNCTSASHHRAASISRFSRRSLAAIALEKTSSALNNLVSLGGSSNPPVRSAPAFSGGNNLKLSPTATSPPTEYFPDINGGRSGNSNESGRGGVADHLGSRFPLQTESNGDPAHTGPLPDQPASPTYSQRNHSNPSISNRRNTLQAHSADTSQMPSAKMHQTSSRLLRMTSDDRPFSRDFKDLFSTLMVSLKLESHRVRFSKFDHTFMSEEAINNLGSLKFSQSNRMPDPKDPSRIVTTTTTTTFSMAREMARSVCQRFVDARFIEPVDGRVTAQFPLKGALFQLTPKGIHILHRFCQRNGITARHVMDVLESPRNTMQLVILERDSQTDQLSRDRATIEVIFRRFAGVDGPNLKNTVSSSDSDSVSDYANGTTGVKMAKERKVGDKVIQNSFTGKAAVDWILDCCTASDNRETYEIAVMFVKYNLIYAIAEDKGYMLQHPGATSFQPTKHAIYGITEHGQRVCGWIARDKVTPTSIDGRVVPRDSNNARLNHILQDAALRLLFREFLRDSLCEENLAFYLDVSTFTADYHRAERAGTFSRMDAVRETLASAYGLYNAFLAPGSPCELNIEHALRNSLASRMTRAVGDDEAMIESLTEVVSLFELAQVSVFKLMSSDSVPKFVRDPRYANILQEHDFDVNSSGRSYSPTPAPVPERSMSRSARS